Within Bacillus sp. Marseille-Q1617, the genomic segment GTTGAAGTTTAAGGTATTCTTTAAATGATTTTTCATCAAGGTTATACTGCTGGAGGAACATTTCGAATTGCGGTCCCAGCTGATCCTTTGCTTCATTCAATTTTTCTTCCACTTCTTTATCACTAACTTCGTATTTATCTGAAAGAACCTTTGTGTATACAAGTTCTTGCAGAGCTTGTTCCATTTGAGGTGTGAATTTCTGCTTCATTGACTTATAAAGTTCTTCCTGTGTGACATCCCCTGCTTTTGTCGTTGCTACAACATCGCTGTTTTCCGCACCGTCTCCGCTGCAACCTGCCAGTCCTATCACTCCGGTTGCAAGTGTCACTGAAATAATCCATCTTTTCATGCTGAACATCTCCTAAAATATATATTCGCTTAATGGCTTGTCAAAATTCTACAAACCATACTATATCACACTTTTTCCATTAAAAAAAATATTTTCCAAACTTAACATAAGAAAAATGGGCATTTTACACACCCATTTCCTAGGTTCCTTCATATGATAAAAACGAATAGAAAAAAGGAGGTAATAAATATGAGCTGTGGATACAATTCCGGATTCGCGTTAATCGTAGTGCTGTTCATCTTATTAATCATCGTTGGTGCCGCGTATCTATATTAAAAAAATTAGAAATATGACAAATGCCTAAAACAAAAGGCGACTAACTTGAATAAGATACATTAGCGCTTCAAAGGAGGTGGAAAGTTATGGGTAACGCATACGGCGGAGGTTTCGCGTTAATTGTTGTACTGTTCATCTTGTTAATCATTGTAGGTGCAGCTTGGCTATAATTTAGCCTCAGGATAGTGTAGTGTTTCACCGGATAAGGACTAAAAGAGGGGGCGGTACCGATAGAAAGGCAGCCCCTTTTGCCAATTCTTATTCCGGTGGCTTTTCATAAATGAAAGGAGGAGCACATTATGTCTGGTGCTTACGGCGGAGGATTTGCGTTAATCGTTGTGTTATTTATTTTGTTGATCATCATCGGTGCAGCGTACGTTTGCTAATTGATGTAGATAAAAAAAACCAGTCTCGATTTGAATCGAGCTGGTTTTTTTCGTTCGAGCTCCGGCGGCTGAACGAGCCGCCGGAGCATTTCGATTGTCCGGCTGCAGGGCTTAGAGGCTCGAGACATAAGCTAAGCCACCCAATAAGGCAAAAAACGCCTTTTCGGGTGGCTCATCTTATGCTTGTCGCCTCTGGGCAAAGCCCTTCCGCATTTCTATTGTCCAGCTCCGGCGGCTAGTCCCTCGAGGTCATAACTGAAAAATCCCCAAAGGCAAAACACGCCTTAGGGGATTTCCCAGTTATGCTTGTCGGTGCTGAGCGAGCCGCCTCCGCATTTCTATTACGTAAACAATATTTCTATGTATGAAGATACCAAAAGAATAGTGATTAGAATGTTGATGGTTCTAAATACCTTCGGCTGGCGATCTTCAGGTATTTCCTTTTGTAAGCATAGTGCGTTTGTCATTTTGTTTATATAAAATAATATAAATACTGCAAAGACTAAAAACATGGAGATCATTCTAACCCCTCCCCGTTATCTCCTATAAGCTATACGATACCAAAATATGAAAAAGAATGGTAGAGCAAGATATGCCGAAATATTGTAATAAAGCAGAAGGATGATAGCATACCATTGCTGTCATTTTAGCCAATGGGTTTTTATCATCCTTACTGATAAATGAGAATTTCATATCCGTCATCATTCTCCTCAATTAATGCATTCTTTGGTGAGTGCATCAATTGTTTTGCATAAATAAAATCAATGAAACAAATTCCTGAATGAAACGCTAATAATATAGCGAAATAATGAGAGTAATGCGGGAATTGAATGCATCCGTAAAGCAGGAGGCTGTTAATGACCAGGAACGGTGCAAACAGCGCAATCATATACAGATACTTTGAAATCGGGCGATCGACCCTCAAGCAAACGATTGGAAGGATAATGAGCTTCCGATTCCATCTCCATCTCATCTTTTTCACATAAGGTAAAATAGGTAACAAATGAATGAATTTATGCAATGGGTAGATACTCAGAAGTCCTATCACAAAACCGAGCAAGTAATTGTCATAGAACGTACTTGAATACACTAAATTCATGGGTACGTATATAAAAGAGAATACCATCATCATGATTATAGATGAAAGTAAAAAGACTCGATAAAATCCAAATTGTCTTTCAAGATTGATTGTTTTCCAACAGTGCATAAAAAAATCGCCTCCATAGACGATAGTGTTTTAAATGAGCGCTTTACATACTTTATTACGATTGAAGGAAAAAATCAATACGAAATTTGAGATTTTTTTAGGTAAAAAAGTACAGCTGCAGCAGCGAATTGAAAAAAGCGATAACAAAAGGGGATTGGTGAAGTGAACCTTGAAAATACAAATGATTTCGACATTTATATTCAGATAGGTGAAAGTGAAAAAATAAGGATTCCAGCCCTAAAATTTACGAGTAAAGGATTTCCTTGTGAGGTCATGCACAAAGGGAAGAAAAAGCAAAAAGCGGATCGTTTTTTATGTACTCCGCTTTTTAAAAGTGTTCACATATGGATTGAATTCTATGATGGAGCTCTTGAAGTGATTGATAGCTGCATGGACCGAAGCGTAAATCAATTCCTGAATGGTAGCTGACATTTAAGCAAGTTCTTCTTCATTATCAAATAATTCATTGAGTTTTGAATTGTCTTCAGCAAATTCACTATCGATGTTATGGAATGACTTCTCGAAGATTTCCATGAAATCATTACCGTAAATATTTCGGACTACTGACATCATCTCGATCATTTCCGGGAATTTTCCATATAACTCTTTTAATGGGGCTACCCCTTGAAAGATTGAATGTGTCTCTGGTTTATAATTTTTCATTAGCTCAAGCAGGATTTTTTCTCCTTTATCAGTAAGCTGGATATACGTGTTTCTCTTGTCGTTATCACGTTTTGAGAATTGGAGTAATTCCCGCTCTTCAAGCTTTTTTGAAAAGTTGAAAGCTGTAGATACATGCATGACCCCGAACTTTGCAACATCTGAAATTGATGCACCCTTAAGATGATAAGCAATCCAAAGGATATGATGTTCGTTGATATTTAAATCATAAGGCTTTATCCATTGCTGCCAGTCTTTTTCGATGGCTTTCCACAGCGCTTTACTAAGCTGAGCCATACGTTGACTGAAGATGATCGCCTCTTTCAATGAATATTCTCTTTCTTCCATTCCTTACACCCACTTTGTTAGAAAATCTTTTCTTTATATGCGCATGCTCATTATTCTCGCGTAAACAGCTATCGATTAAAAGAAAGCGCTTTTATTTTATTATGCCAATAAAATAAAAATTAATAAAGGATAAATTGACAAAATTTTTCGAAGTATGTGTTTTTATTTGTAGTTGGACTTCTTATACCGCTATTGATTTCCGTGCAGAACTTCGCTTTCCGCGGGTAGCCCGTGAGCCTCCTCGCCTTTGTGCTGCACCCCTATTGTTGGACACCCATCCAACAATAGGAGGTGCCCGTCAAATGGCTAAGTTTACCCAAGAGTTTAAACTTCATGTTGCCAAGCGTTATCTCAATGAATTGGTCAGTTATCGAGACCTAGCGAATCAAGTGGGTGTTGATGATTCGATTCTCCGCTACTGGGTGATGTTAGTTCGTCACCACGGTGATCAAGCTTTTACCTTTCCCTATACAAACTATCCTCGTGCCTTTAAACTGAGGGTAATTCAATTTATTACGGAAAAGAATTACTCCATTCGAGAGGCATCAGCCATTTTTCATATCCCAGATCCATGTATGGTTCGCAGGTGGAAGAAAAAGTGGGAGACAGCTGGAGAAGATGCCCTTGAACCTAAAGGAAAGGGGCTTTCTACAATGACTTCTAATAACAAGAATAAAAAGGCCAAAGACAACTCTTCCAACCAGTCGGTAGAAGATATGAAAAAAGAACTTGAATACCTTCGTATGGAGAACGCCTATTTAAAAAAGCTGAAAGCCTTAGTTCAGGAAGAACAATCACCAACGAAATCAAAGCGAAAGTAGTGTATGAACTAAGGAATGAATTCCCGGTGACTCGAACGATAAAAGTAGCCAAGATGCCCAAAAGTACTTACTACAACCTCATTAAAAAGTGGAGCCAACCAGACCCTGACCGTAAATGGAAAAGGAGAATACATTTCATTTACCATAGACATTCAGGTCGGTTTGGTTACCGTCGCATTACCGACGTGCTTCAGGAAAAAGGATATTCGATCAATAAAAAGAAAGTACTTCGAATTATGAGAGACCTCGGACTTAAATGCATGGTGCGAATGAAAAAGTACAAATCGTATAAAGGAGAAGTCGGAAAAGCAGCTCCAAACATTTTAAACCGTAACTTTAGTGCCAAAAAACCTAACCAAAAGTGGGTGACGGACATTACGGAATTTGCATTGTTTGGACAAAAGCTATATCTGTCTCCGATTTTAGACCTGTTTAACGGCGAAATCATCACCTACACGATTCAATCAAGGCCGACATTTGATTTGGTTGAAACGATGTTGGCACAAGGTTTAAAACATGTAAACGAAGGTGACGAGCTCTTAATTCATTCCGACCAGGGTTGGCACTATCGAATGGCCCAGTACCGAAGGGTACTGAAGGAACACAACATCACCCAAAGTATGTCTCGCAAAGGAAACTGTTATGACAACTCTGTCATGGAAAACTTTTTTGGAATCCTAAAATCAGAATTCCTTTATCTACAAGATTTTGATAGTATCGAGCACTTTAAAGACGAACTTGAACAATACATGCATTACTACAACCATTTGAGAATTAAATCAAGGTTGAAACGGAAAAGTCCAGTAGCTTATCGACTTAGTACAGAATTAGCTGCTTAACAAATAAGTGTCCAACTTTATGGGTCCAGTGCACTTCGCCTGCGGGGTCTCACATAAGCTACTTTTCCCGCAGGAGTCTTCGTCCTGCACTCCAATCAACCGCTGAATCCGCTAAAAGTACTCGTATTAAAAGATGATGCTTATCTCCTTTAAGGTTAGTACTTTCATTTCATTTAATCTTAAAATATTTAGTAATGAGAAAGAAGACCCTGCTTGCATTTGTGTTACATAATGCAGCATTAAAGGTCTTCTTTCATTCATTTCATCATTCCATTTAGTTTGCGTTATTACTGTTATTCAATGAGCTTTCGAGTTCTTCGATTTTGGATTGGATCAATTGGATTTCCTGCTGGAGTTTCTGGTTGTTGGGTTCGGTTGATGCCTGCCATTGCTTTACGGATGACTGGAGATCCTTGGAAATTTGCTGGACGGTTTCTTTTCCTTCCTGAGAGAGGGTGCTTATCGAATCTTTCAATTCTCCCAGATGCACCTTCATCTCTTCAAAAACCTGGCTCCAGTCTTCTTTCTTGCTTTTGAGTTGGCTTCTGAGCTCTTTTCCAGATGAAGGAGTTGAAAGGAGGGAACCAATACCGCCGATCACACCGCCAATGATTAATCCATAAGTAAGAGATTTTATTTTCATTTACATCACCTCGTTATTCTATAATACTTACTTCTACAAAAAACATGTATATTCCTTTTCCCCAATGAAAGGGATTGGAAACAAGGAAGTTCATATCCCTTTTCATTTCTGCATAAAAATATAGATAAGAGGCGTGTAGGGGAGGGGTAAGGAGATGGACGGGATTATTTTCGGCTTTTTTGCTTTGAGCGGTGTATTATTCTTGTGTATGGTTTATAACTTTATCAAAATCCAAAGGCCCGGTATGTATCCTCCTAAAAATATGTTAAAGAGAAGAGCGTCGATTATGGGAACAGGCGGCGTGATCACTTTCTTGATAGGGATCCTGTTTTTGTTTGCTGCTTGAAAACAAGAAAAGCAGAACTAATGATCGAAGTGAATTTATACTTTGCCGGACAACAAAAAAGGACTGTATAGCCAAGGCTATACAGTCCTTTCATTAATCAAGAAAGTTGTTGTTCTGTAGTAACTGCTTCTTTCATGCTTGATCGCTTCAAAATGGAGTGGATGATTGGATAAACAACAAACATCGCTCCGGCGTTAACGATTGTTGCAGGCAGTACGACCGCTGCAAACAGTGCAAAGAAAGCTCCTGGAAGGCCGACGATCAAATAAGCGGATAGCAAGAATATACTACCGGATACAAGAGTTCCTGCCGCCGTTAGTACGGAAGCTCCGATAACTGTACGTGTGACCTTTTGTGTAGCCAGGAATAATCCATAGAACACGAAAGCTGTAATTGGTTTGTCAATCAAGTTGGGTAAAAAACCGCCTGGGAATTGTGTAGTTAATCCGGAAATGACTCCCGTCAGCACTCCAAGAAGTAACACATTCTTCTTGGCTGGAAACAGGATGATGCCCAGAAACATCATCGTAAGCATCATATCAGGTTTCATTCCTAAAAAGAATCCCGGAATAACCGTATGCAGCACGGCTCCGATCCCTACTAATAGTGATAGGGATACAAGTGTTTTTGTATTCATTTCTCATCTCTCCTCGACTAATCTAACTTTATTTGTCTCCTCCTGATGTGCACTCATTGCCATCAGCGAAAAGATAGATACATTATAACACAGCGAAGAAAGGTGTCAAAGATTTAATTTTCTAAAAATAATCAGCCGGCACCATTAGATATACCGGCTGTGCTTTCGATTTATGAAATATGTTTTGAGATGGACTCTGCAATGCCTTTTAAATCATCTGTGCTGTAATCGTCGTTGTGTGTCTTCCACACGGCTCCAAAGCCGTCTCCTGAACCGTAGCGGGGGATGAAGTGCATGTGGAAGTGAAAGACGGATTGACCAGCCTGCTCACCGGTATTATTTAATAAATTGAATCCAACCGGATCGAATTCCGCCTTAAGGGCATTGGCGATCTTAGGCGCTACAGAGAAAAGGTGACTTGCTGTTTCCGGTGTTAGTTCATAGATGTTTTCCTTATGTACTTTCGGGATCAGAAGGGTGTGTCCCTTTGTAACCTGGCTGATATCCAAAAATGCTAATACATGTTCATCCTCATATACTTTCATTGAAGGGATCTCACCGTCGATAATCTTGCAAAAAATGCATTCGCTCACGACATTTCCACCTTTCAGTAATGTGATTATAAGGTTTATTTTATCACGAATGGAAATAGAAAGAAAAGTAAAGAAGAGACAGGAACGGTTTTCCTGCCTCTCTTTGAAGGGGTAATCCTAAAGGTTTATACGTCCAGTTTCCTTTCTTTGATAAACACCTCATTTGCTTTGTAGCGTAAATTGAGATCCCATTCCTTTAGAAGAATGAAAAATTTGCAATGCGACCATCCCCTTATCTTTTAGCTGTTAGCTGAAGACAATAGAAACTATAAGTGGTCTGCGACAAACACCTCATTTGCTATAAGCATGATTTGTGTAATCTTGGAAAATGAATGACTTTGTTCAAAGTGACCATCCCCTTATCTTTTTTAGCTGTAACGCTGTACAAGATAATTGATTCAGTCAAAATGTTCTTTAACAAACACCTCATTTATCAAGTTAGTGATCAAATGAATCGGTGAGTGTGTCATTCACTATGAAAGACGACTATCCTTTAAGCCGTAGACAATAGTGAAATCGGTTAACTGGTCTTTAACAACCACCCCGTTTTTCTTATTGCTGGCCCCTTCAAATATTAGAATGTACAGTTGGAAGGAAGTTATGAATACTAAAAATTGGAATGAGGCTCCATTGCACGATGTCTTCAGTCAGAAATTTTGCTAAAATAGAGTCAAACCATGTAGAAGAGAAAGGACGTTGCTGCCCATGGCATTATTAGAGATCAATCACCTCATAGGAGGCTACACAAGGAAACCTGTATTAAAGGATATCAGTTTTTCAATCAATTCGAGGGAAATCGTCGGCTTGATTGGCTTGAATGGAGCAGGGAAAAGTACGACGATCAAACATATCATTGGGTTGATGGAGCCGAAACAGGGCGGGATTGCAATCAACGGACATACATTGAAGGAAAATGCTGATCAATACCGCAAGCAATTTTCATACATACCTGAAACGCCTATCCTTTATGATGAATTGACTCTTGAAGAGCACTTGAAGCTCACGGCCATGGCGTATGGTCTGACAGAAGAAGAATATAAAGGAAGGGTGGGAAAGCTCCTCAAAGCTTTTCGTATGGAAAAGAAACTGGGATGGTTTCCTGCCCATTTTTCTAAAGGGATGAAGCAGAAGGTGATGATTATGTGTGCCTTCCTCATTCAACCCAGTCTATATATAATAGATGAGCCATTTGTCGGCCTTGATCCACTTGGCATCCAATCATTACTGGATTGGATGGAAGAAATGAAGCAAAGCGGGGCAGGCATATTAATGTCCACCCATATTCTTGCCACAGCAGAAAGATATTGTGATTCATTCGTCATCCTTCATGATGGGAAAATCAGGGCAAAGGGGACATTGAAAGAGCTTCAATCAGAGTTTTCAATGCCTGGAGCGACGTTGGACGACATTTACATCCAGCTGACAAAGGAAGAGTCCGATGATGAATAATGCAGAAAATATTTGGAAGAAACGAGTAATCGAATATAACCAGGAACTTCAGAAGTACCTGAAATACATGTTCAATGATCATCTGCTCTTTGTGCTGATCTTTGCGTTGGGCGGGGCAGCTTTTACTTATAATCAATGGGTGAAGACACTCGATCCAACTTTCCCGGCAGCTTACATAATGGCGGTGATACTGGGGCTGATCCTTGCGTGGAGTCCAGTGTACACGTTTCTTAAAGAAGCGGACGCTGTCTTTTTGCTTCCTCTTGAGAATAGACTGACGGGTTATTTCAGGAAGAGTATCTGGATCAGTTTCATGTTCCAATCTTATATCCAGCTTCTCGTGCTGGCGGCGTTGATGCCTATGTATGTTGCCGTGTCAGGTAATGGGTTTAAAAGCTTCCTGCCTTTACTTGTACTGGTTCTGGCATTGAAGGTGTGGAATCTCTATGTCAGGTGGTTCATGCTGCGTTTCCAGGAAAAAGAAGCTCACTGGATCGATAGTTTCATGCGGTTTTTGTTATCCGGGTCGATACTGCTGCTGATTTTATCAGAGGCATCCATTCTCATGATAGCGGCAGTGGCACTGATCATGGCGGGTTATGTATTCTATTTCTATCACACAGCGAAAAAGAAAAATTTGAAATGGGATTTACTGATTCATCTCGAGCAGCAAAGAATGCTGATGTTCTATCGTATTGCCAATATGTTTACGGATGTGCCGAAGCTTAAAGGAAAGGTGCATAGAAGGAAATGGCTTGATTTCATTGTTAAAACCGATTTTTCACAAAGTCAATCCTACCGGAATTTATATCTTCGCTCGTTGGTGAGAACGAGTGAATTTTCAGGTTTGTATGTAAGGTTGACATTAATCGGCGCGGTATTGATTTATACGAATCAGTCCTTTATCGTCAACATCCTGACGTCTCTATTATTCCTTTACTTAACAGGTTTTCAGCTGGTTCCTCTATATAAACGGTTTGATTACAAAATATGGGTGCTAATTTACCCCATTGCGAAAGAATTGAAAACATCATCCTTTAAGAAAGTGTTGAATCAGTCCATGATGATTCAATCGATCATTTTTTCGCTTCCTCTCCTATTAAAAGGAATGTGGGTGGAAGGAGTCATCATTCTCCTCGCAGGATTCGTTTTTTCCTTACTGTTCAGCCAATACTATTTGAATCAGCGGCTTAAAAAAATGGACAACAGCTTTTCTCTGTGAAACTTAAGGCAGGCCACCTGCGTATAAACAATTGAGAAGCGAAAAGGCGGGATGATTAAATGGATCAGGAAAGAGAAGAACTTGAATCCTGGAAACGAAAATTTAATAAAAAATCATCAGTAATTCAAAGGGTTTCAAAGCAGGCCCAAAAAAAAGTGAATCAATTTATTCCTGAAAAAGCACATCAGTTGATCACGGAAAGTATAAAAAGGATGGTCGAAATAACCTTGAAGGGAAGTGAATGGCTCAAACTTTCAAATGTGGAAGCACTTCCTTCCTTACAAGAAAGAGAAAAACGGATGAAAGAAAGGCTCGAATTTCATCGGAAGGCTGCGGTCATAGAAGGGGCAGGTACAGGAGCGGGAGGAATCTTTCTGGGTCTGGCGGATTTCCCTTTGCTTCTTTCCATCAAGATGAAATTCCTGAGCGAGTGTTCCATTATACATGGCTGCGATGTAAGAAGGTATGAGGAGAGGTTGTTTCTTCTGTACGTGTTTCAGCTGGCTTTTTCAAGTGATGAACATAAACAAGGAACTTTGAGGGTCATTGAGAACTGGAATGAAGAGAAGGAAAAATTAAAACAACTGGACTGGCGTTCTTTTCAACAGGAGTACCGGGATTATATAGACTTTGTGAAAATGCTTCAGCTAGTACCCGGAGTGGGTGCAGTGGTGGGAGCGTATGCCAATTATCAGCTTTTGGACCAGCTTGGGGAAACAGCTAAATATGCGTACCGGATTCGGTATTTTAATGAATAACATCAAAAAGATCGGCCGGAGCCGATCTTTTTTTTTACTTTTTAACAGTCATTCCTGAATCTGCATGCTTCCTCTGATAGTGAAGAGTGGCTGATGCCAGTGTCTTGGCAGCGACCAATAACGCTTTTTCGTTAATATCGAATCGGGGGTGATGATGGGGGTAAAGCGTTTCTGCATTTTCTGGGGCCGCACCGGTAAAGAAGAAGGTGCCTTTTACTTTTTCCAAGTAGTAGGCAAAATCTTCCCCTCCCATTTGCAGTTCGATCTCCTCCACGTTGTGAACTTCATCTATATCGGCTGCAGATTGGATGAGAAGCTGTGTTTCCTCGGAGTGGTTCACAACCGCTGGATAACCCCTTTCAAAACGGTACTCATAATCGCAGTCGAAGGATAAAGCGACTCCTTTGATGATTTGTTCGATCTCAGTTTCAATGAAATCCCTTACTTCCGGGTTGAAGGTACGTACGGTACCGATCAGTTTTGCTTGATCAGCAATTACATTAAAGGCATTATCCGCCATAAAGGAACCCACAGTGACGACTGCAGGGTCAATCGGGTTCACCCTTCTACTCACAATTTGCTGAAGATCAGTGATAAGCTGGGCACCAGCCACGATGGCATCCTTTGTTTTATGAGGC encodes:
- a CDS encoding HTH-type transcriptional regulator Hpr — its product is MEEREYSLKEAIIFSQRMAQLSKALWKAIEKDWQQWIKPYDLNINEHHILWIAYHLKGASISDVAKFGVMHVSTAFNFSKKLEERELLQFSKRDNDKRNTYIQLTDKGEKILLELMKNYKPETHSIFQGVAPLKELYGKFPEMIEMMSVVRNIYGNDFMEIFEKSFHNIDSEFAEDNSKLNELFDNEEELA
- a CDS encoding YjcZ family sporulation protein, encoding MSCGYNSGFALIVVLFILLIIVGAAYLY
- a CDS encoding ABC transporter permease; this translates as MMNNAENIWKKRVIEYNQELQKYLKYMFNDHLLFVLIFALGGAAFTYNQWVKTLDPTFPAAYIMAVILGLILAWSPVYTFLKEADAVFLLPLENRLTGYFRKSIWISFMFQSYIQLLVLAALMPMYVAVSGNGFKSFLPLLVLVLALKVWNLYVRWFMLRFQEKEAHWIDSFMRFLLSGSILLLILSEASILMIAAVALIMAGYVFYFYHTAKKKNLKWDLLIHLEQQRMLMFYRIANMFTDVPKLKGKVHRRKWLDFIVKTDFSQSQSYRNLYLRSLVRTSEFSGLYVRLTLIGAVLIYTNQSFIVNILTSLLFLYLTGFQLVPLYKRFDYKIWVLIYPIAKELKTSSFKKVLNQSMMIQSIIFSLPLLLKGMWVEGVIILLAGFVFSLLFSQYYLNQRLKKMDNSFSL
- a CDS encoding M20 family metallopeptidase produces the protein MLNELYQKLEERWTEMVEIRRHLHKHPELSFQERNTAKYIAGYYRKLGIDVRENVGGNGVVATIEGRLPGKTVGLRADFDALPIQDEKEVEYRSTVPGVMHACGHDGHTATLLVLGKTLHELRDQLPGTVKLIHQHAEEYAPGGAKPMIEDGCLEGVNVIFGTHLWATEKLGKILFRTGPVMAAADRFEIVIKGSGGHGAQPHKTKDAIVAGAQLITDLQQIVSRRVNPIDPAVVTVGSFMADNAFNVIADQAKLIGTVRTFNPEVRDFIETEIEQIIKGVALSFDCDYEYRFERGYPAVVNHSEETQLLIQSAADIDEVHNVEEIELQMGGEDFAYYLEKVKGTFFFTGAAPENAETLYPHHHPRFDINEKALLVAAKTLASATLHYQRKHADSGMTVKK
- a CDS encoding ABC transporter ATP-binding protein, translating into MALLEINHLIGGYTRKPVLKDISFSINSREIVGLIGLNGAGKSTTIKHIIGLMEPKQGGIAINGHTLKENADQYRKQFSYIPETPILYDELTLEEHLKLTAMAYGLTEEEYKGRVGKLLKAFRMEKKLGWFPAHFSKGMKQKVMIMCAFLIQPSLYIIDEPFVGLDPLGIQSLLDWMEEMKQSGAGILMSTHILATAERYCDSFVILHDGKIRAKGTLKELQSEFSMPGATLDDIYIQLTKEESDDE
- a CDS encoding tryptophan transporter — its product is MNTKTLVSLSLLVGIGAVLHTVIPGFFLGMKPDMMLTMMFLGIILFPAKKNVLLLGVLTGVISGLTTQFPGGFLPNLIDKPITAFVFYGLFLATQKVTRTVIGASVLTAAGTLVSGSIFLLSAYLIVGLPGAFFALFAAVVLPATIVNAGAMFVVYPIIHSILKRSSMKEAVTTEQQLS
- a CDS encoding EcsC family protein translates to MDQEREELESWKRKFNKKSSVIQRVSKQAQKKVNQFIPEKAHQLITESIKRMVEITLKGSEWLKLSNVEALPSLQEREKRMKERLEFHRKAAVIEGAGTGAGGIFLGLADFPLLLSIKMKFLSECSIIHGCDVRRYEERLFLLYVFQLAFSSDEHKQGTLRVIENWNEEKEKLKQLDWRSFQQEYRDYIDFVKMLQLVPGVGAVVGAYANYQLLDQLGETAKYAYRIRYFNE
- a CDS encoding YtxH domain-containing protein, with the translated sequence MKIKSLTYGLIIGGVIGGIGSLLSTPSSGKELRSQLKSKKEDWSQVFEEMKVHLGELKDSISTLSQEGKETVQQISKDLQSSVKQWQASTEPNNQKLQQEIQLIQSKIEELESSLNNSNNAN
- a CDS encoding HIT family protein, translated to MSECIFCKIIDGEIPSMKVYEDEHVLAFLDISQVTKGHTLLIPKVHKENIYELTPETASHLFSVAPKIANALKAEFDPVGFNLLNNTGEQAGQSVFHFHMHFIPRYGSGDGFGAVWKTHNDDYSTDDLKGIAESISKHIS
- a CDS encoding YjcZ family sporulation protein, with the translated sequence MGNAYGGGFALIVVLFILLIIVGAAWL
- a CDS encoding DUF3267 domain-containing protein produces the protein MHCWKTINLERQFGFYRVFLLSSIIMMMVFSFIYVPMNLVYSSTFYDNYLLGFVIGLLSIYPLHKFIHLLPILPYVKKMRWRWNRKLIILPIVCLRVDRPISKYLYMIALFAPFLVINSLLLYGCIQFPHYSHYFAILLAFHSGICFIDFIYAKQLMHSPKNALIEENDDGYEILIYQ
- a CDS encoding YjcZ family sporulation protein, which encodes MSGAYGGGFALIVVLFILLIIIGAAYVC